In one Drosophila pseudoobscura strain MV-25-SWS-2005 chromosome X, UCI_Dpse_MV25, whole genome shotgun sequence genomic region, the following are encoded:
- the Rcc1 gene encoding regulator of chromosome condensation, translated as MSRRKAVTNNNNAGEAEAQPTLAKRARIAFSLDIPKRRQTVGTVLVCGTGDFGQLGLGEDIQERKRLAVVENIPNPVDVCAGGMHSLVLTENGDIYSFGCNDEGALGRDTSEDGSESVPALVHLPGKAVRISVGDSHSACILEDGSVYAWGSFRDSHGNMGLTIDGNKRVPANLLAGTVCSSIASGSDHLVILTTRGKVYTVGCAEQGQLGRISGRSVGGEGRRGKRDLLRPDQLIVNRTKPFEAIWATNYCTFLRESQTEVIWAVGLNNFKQLAYEQDEDLILHPIKTALKDIKQISGGIHHTLFLKNDQRCYVVGRPEYGRLGLGSKQDVVDQLTPANNLSDNIVHVGCGEISSYAITADGKLYSWGMGTNYQLGVGDGDDELEPVLVSGKNTQNRKMLLASGGGQHGLFLGEADAKELKEKNIPAAATSSKTDNIPLPSPITTVETIKGQKGHSKTPPKKATSKRGAPDAKNEKEIVPAAAMSSKKEKSASPPPTSTKETAKGGKGNSKTPPKKAAAKRGGSKKIKS; from the exons atgtcgCGACGCAAGGCCGTaacgaacaacaacaatgccgGCGAGGCAGAAGCACAGCCCACCTTGGCCAAAAGGGCGCGCATTGCTTTCAGCCTGGATATACCCAAGCGACGCCAGACTGTGGGCACCGTGCTGGTTTGCGGCACGGGCGACTTCGGACAGCTTGGCTTGGGTGAGGATATCCAGGAGCGGAAGCGCCTTGCAGTGGTTGAGAACATCCCAAATCCTGTGGATGTTTGCGCTGGTGGCATGCATAGCCTCGTGCTGACGGAGAATGGCGATATCTACTCCTTTGGCTGCAACGACGAGGGCGCCTTGGGGCGAGATACCAGCGAGGACGGCAGCGAGTCGGTGCCCGCTTTGGTCCATTTGCCCGGCAAAGCAGTGCGCATCTCGGTGGGAGATTCGCACTCTGCTTGCATATTAGAAGACGGCAGCGTCTATGCTTGGGGATCGTTCCGCGATTCGCACGGAAACATGGGCTTGACCATTGATGGGAACAAGCGCGTACCCGCCAATCTTTTGGCGGGAACTGTTTGCAGCAGCATTGCCTCGGGCTCCGATCACTTGGTTATATTAACCACCAGGGGAAAAGTGTACACGGTCGGATGCGCTGAGCAGGGCCAGCTGGGACGCATTTCAGGGCGTTCAGTGGGCGGAGAGG GTCGCCGCGGCAAGCGCGATTTGCTGCGACCGGACCAGCTAATCGTGAATCGAACCAAGCCATTCGAGGCCATATGGGCTACAAACTACTGTACGTTCCTTCGGGAATCCCAAACAGAAGTTATTTGGGCCGTCGGCTTGAACAACTTCAAGCAGCTGGCTTACGAACAAGATGAGGATCTGATTTTACATCCGATTAAAACTGCTCTTAAAGACATCAAGCAGATTTCTGGTGGTATACACCATACACTGTTTCTGAAGAATGATCAACGATGCTATGTCGTTGGTCGTCCAGAGTATGGacgcctgggcctgggcagcAAGCAGGATGTGGTGGACCAATTAACGCCCGCTAATAATCTGTCTGACAATATTGTGCATGTTGGATGTGGCGAAATCTCTTCATATGCCATTACTGCAGATGGCAAGCTATATTCGTGGGGCATGGGCACCAACTACCAGCTGGGTGtaggcgatggcgatgatgaaCTAGAGCCAGTACTTGTCAGTGGCAAGAATACCCAAAACCGAAAGATGCTGCTTGCATCGGGCGGTGGCCAGCATGGTCTGTTTTTGGGTGAGGCTGATGCGAAGGAactaaaggaaaaaaatataccagcagcagccacaagcAGCAAGACGGACAATATTCCCCTTCCTTCTCCAATTACAACGGTGGAAACTATTAAAGGTCAAAAGGGACACTCCAAAACTCCACCGAAGAAAGCCACTTCCAAGCGCGGAGCTCCTGATGCGAAGAATGAAAAGGAAATTGTGCCTGCAGCAGCCATGAGCAGCAAGAAGGAAAAgtctgcttctcctcctccaacTTCAACTAAGGAAACCGCCAAAGGAGGAAAGGGAAACTCCAAAACTCCGCCGAAGAAGGCCGCTGCCAAGCGAGGAGGATCCAAAAAGATTAAATCTTAA
- the qm gene encoding geranylgeranyl pyrophosphate synthase isoform X2: MEELNSILQKTKDKSTQKEQDEILLQPFTYIQQIPGKQFRSELALAFNHWLLIPAEKLAQIGDIVQMLHNSSLLGVPVAHSIYGVASTINAANYALFLALEKVQLLGHPEATKVYTEQLLELHRGQGMEIYWRDSFTCPSESDYKLMTVRKTGGLFMLAIRLMQLFSANKEDYSKLTAILGLYFQIRDDYCNLSLKEYTENKSFAEDLTEGKFGFPVIHAVRSQKQDKQVLHILRQRTHDIEVKKYCISLLEKLGSFQYTRKVLETLDAEARAEVMRLGSNPYMDRLLNKLLSWKTSDSVSITQSNQINHNNVTARNSPNQNTLNCN, translated from the exons ATGGAAGAACTGAACAGTATATTGCAGAAAACCAAAGATAAATCAACGCAAAAAGAGCAGGATGAG ATTCTGCTGCAGCCCTTCACATACATACAACAGATTCCTGGCAAACAATTTCGCTCCGAGCTGGCCTTGGCCTTCAATCACTGGTTGCTCATACCGGCCGAAAAGTTGGCGCAGATTGGCGACATTGTACAAATGCTGCATAATTCCAGTTTGCT AGGTGTGCCCGTGGCCCATTCAATCTATGGCGTGGCTAGCACCATAAATGCGGCTAACTATGCCCTGTTTCTGGCGCTGGAGAAGGTGCAGCTGCTGGGACATCCAGAG GCAACCAAAGTGTATACGGAACAACTGCTGGAGCTGCATCGAGGCCAGGGAATGGAGATCTACTGGCGGGATAGCTTCACATGCCCCTCCGAATCGGATTACAAACTGATGACTGTACGCAAGACTGGCGGCCTGTTCATGCTGGCAATTCGCCTCATGCAGCTGTTTAGTGCCAACAAGGAGGATTACTCGAAGCTGACTGCAATTCTGGGACTGTACTTTCAAATTCGTGATGACTACTGTAATTTGAGTTTGAAAGAG TACACGGAGAACAAGAGCTTCGCTGAGGATCTGACGGAGGGCAAGTTCGGTTTCCCAGTGATCCATGCGGTGCGTTCGCAAAAGCAGGACAAACAGGTTCTAC ACATATTACGCCAGCGCACGCACGACATTGAGGTCAAGAAGTACTGCATCAGTTTGCTGGAAAAGCTGGGAAGTTTTCAGTACACACGCAAGGTTCTCGAGACGCTTGATGCGGAGGCGCGGGCAGAG GTGATGCGTCTGGGTAGCAATCCGTACATGGACCGGCTGCTCAATAAGCTGCTCTCGTGGAAGACCAGCGACAGTGTCAGCATCACGCAATCGAATCAGATCAATCACAACAACGTGACAGCCCGCAACAGCCCCAACCAGAACACACTTAACTGCAATTAA
- the LOC4812270 gene encoding motile sperm domain-containing protein 2, which produces MTKGVLPTAEQVNEVKTRFLQKLESEPPADAFLPEDLKRITDNDLWITKLLEAFDLDVEKTLARLWENLAWRQSYGVYNINESNVNQEYLHDGSIYAHNKDKEGKPLLILSLKKHSKSKSLDDLLRLVVFWIERIHRENDLEKITIFMDMTGSGLGNMDLDFIKSIINMFEANYPYVPNYILVHELPFLLNAAFKLVKTFLPAKALEILRVTTKKDITEYVDKDNCLKLWGGNDDYEYKFE; this is translated from the exons ATGACCAAAGGAGTACTTCCAACAGCCGAGCAGGTTAATGAGGTTAAGACACGGTTTCTCCAGAAACTAGAGTCGGAGCCGCCAGCAG ATGCCTTTCTTCCTGAGGATCTGAAGCGCATCACCGACAACGACTTGTGGATAACAAAGCTGCTGGAGGCCTTTGACCTCGATGTGGAGAAGACCCTTGCCCGACTTTGGGAAAACTTGGCTTGGCGCCAGAGCTACGGGGTATATAACATTAACGAGAGCAATGTAAACCAGGAATATTTGCACGACGGCTCGATCTATGCACACAACAAGGACAAGGAGGGCAAGCCACTGCTCATTCTCAGCCTGAAGAAGCACTCGAAGAGCAAGAGCCTGGACGATCTCCTGCGCCTTGTCGTATTTTGGATTGAGCGCATTCACCGCGAGAACGACCTCGAAAAGATAACCATCTTCATGGACATGACTGGCTCTGGGCTGGGCAACATGGACTTGGACTTTATCAAGAGCATCATTAATATGTTTGAGGCCAACTATCCTTACGTGCCCAACTATATCCTCGTGCACGAACTGCCCTTCCTGCTAAATG CTGCCTTCAAACTTGTCAAGACCTTTCTGCCTGCCAAAGCCCTGGAGATCCTGCGCGTCACCACCAAGAAGGATATCACCGAGTATGTGGACAAGGACAACTGCCTGAAGCTGTGGGGCGGCAATGACGATTACGAGTACAAATTCGAGTAG
- the Srp19 gene encoding signal recognition particle 19 kDa protein — protein MAEPLPMRINWNPDLKHNQMERWICIYPAYINSKKTRQEGRRLPKENCVENPHYHEMRDVLSVTNMHFLVETLKYPREISKEAQFRGRIRVQLRNADGTLCSKDFPSRESIMQYIAGKIPQLKTRQNKSADSFHQPQLQSSGSGASGGGSGGGGGGGGGGGKKGKGKRR, from the exons ATGGCAGAACCACTTCCCATGCGCATCAATTGGAATCCTGATTTGAAACACAATCAAATGGAGCG CTGGATATGCATTTACCCCGCCTATATCAATAGCAAGAAGACTCGCCAGGAAGGTCGTCGGCTGCCCAAGGAGAACTGCGTCGAGAATCCACACTACCACGAGATGCGAGATGTTCTGTCGGTGACCAACATGCACTTTCTGGTGGAGACACTTAAATATCCCCGCGAAATCAGCAAGGAGGCGCAATTCCGCGGTCGGATTCGCGTCCAACTCCGCAATGCCGATGGCACGTTGTGCAGCAAAGACTTTCCCTCGCGAGAATCTATCATGCAGTACATTGCCGGTAAAATACCCCAGCTGAAGACGCGCCAGAACAAGTCGGCGGATTCTTTCCATCAGCCCCAACTGCAGTCAAGCGGCTCTGGAGCTAGCGGCGGCGggagtggtggtggtggtggcggtggcggtggcggcggcaagAAGGGCAAAGGCAAGCGCCGCTGA
- the LOC4811950 gene encoding uncharacterized protein: protein MTPETMKHRSLYAYTIALVLVWLAVLQLHLAAAVAATTESALSTLSPSAAASRNANPLTEAKHELNCKALCEHCGCLGFYCGEECLCECNNENSDTECIRTMQANAKTLNSPFQILIQGPSSNRFVRNAQQFEQRRDLVTRSATGLKTARNRRNTITIYKPSRSASKKTASQLTVNALETSSKVTKESELARHKRSVDHLEWFNDFASTLVRPSPLGTRGQKQREPKPAAFKRQAAPVEPVAVTRREPWFFEQNGTPLLRPAPLQKRQQANRDSKRSWKTKKTTSRQAASMEQSQREAKKFGRDIRPLQDAMQAVERIPRVLQDTVSHLSSDNNSGDVFSLNIMNDDDVERKEEAPIPRRPSGRSMSFYRNDISPEAVTLAPAKGLAPPAPLLPQRGLLFPWLRQQRLMRLQQVRGNQ from the coding sequence ATGACACCGGAAACGATGAAACATCGCAGCCTCTACGCCTACACCATAGCCCTAGTCTTGGTTTGGCTGGCAGTCCTTCAACTGCAtctggctgctgcagtggctGCAACCACGGAATCCGCGCTCTCCACTTTATCGCCGTCAGCGGCAGCATCTCGCAATGCTAATCCCCTGACGGAGGCCAAGCACGAGCTGAACTGCAAAGCCCTCTGCGAGCACTGCGGCTGTTTGGGGTTCTACTGTGGGGAAGAGTGTCTCTGTGAGTGCAACAACGAGAACTCGGACACGGAATGCATTCGCACCATGCAGGCAAACGCGAAAACATTGAACAGTCCCTTTCAGATTCTCATACAGGGCCCGAGCAGCAACCGATTCGTACGCAATGCCCAGCAGTTTGAGCAGAGACGGGATCTGGTGACCAGGAGTGCCACTGGCCTGAAGACCGCTCGTAATCGTCGAAACACCATTACCATCTATAAGCCCTCAAGGTCGGCTAGCAAGAAGACAGCCAGTCAACTGACGGTCAATGCTCTGGAAACATCCTCGAAAGTGACCAAGGAATCGGAGCTAGCAAGGCATAAGCGATCTGTAGATCACCTGGAGTGGTTCAACGATTTTGCCAGTACATTGGTGCGCCCTTCTCCTTTGGGGACACGTGGCCAGAAGCAGCGGGAGCCCAAGCCCGCGGCATTCAAACGCCAAGCCGCTCCAGTGGAGCCTGTCGCAGTTACGCGTCGGGAACCTTGGTTCTTTGAGCAGAATGGCACACCTCTCCTACGTCCTGCACCCCTGCAGAAACGACAGCAGGCGAATCGTGACAGCAAAAGGTCCTGGAAAACCAAGAAGACCACGTCCCGCCAGGCCGCATCCATGGAACAGTCGCAGAGAGAAGCAAAAAAGTTTGGGCGGGACATTAGACCGCTGCAAGATGCAATGCAAGCGGTGGAGCGTATTCCGCGCGTCCTCCAGGACACTGTGAGCCATTTGTCGTCCGACAACAACAGCGGGGATGTCTTCAGCCTGAACATCATGAACGATGATGACGTTGAGCGCAAGGAGGAGGCACCTATTCCTCGTCGCCCCAGTGGCCGCTCCATGAGCTTTTACCGCAACGACATTAGTCCAGAAGCTGTGACCCTAGCTCCTGCTAAAGGTCTCGCACCTCCCGCTCCGCTATTACCCCAACGTGGCCTCCTCTTCCCTTGGCTTCGGCAACAGCGCTTGATGCGTCTTCAGCAAGTTCGCGGAAATCAGTAG
- the qm gene encoding geranylgeranyl pyrophosphate synthase isoform X1, with amino-acid sequence MEELNSILQKTKDKSTQKEQDEILLQPFTYIQQIPGKQFRSELALAFNHWLLIPAEKLAQIGDIVQMLHNSSLLIDDIEDNSILRRGVPVAHSIYGVASTINAANYALFLALEKVQLLGHPEATKVYTEQLLELHRGQGMEIYWRDSFTCPSESDYKLMTVRKTGGLFMLAIRLMQLFSANKEDYSKLTAILGLYFQIRDDYCNLSLKEYTENKSFAEDLTEGKFGFPVIHAVRSQKQDKQVLHILRQRTHDIEVKKYCISLLEKLGSFQYTRKVLETLDAEARAEVMRLGSNPYMDRLLNKLLSWKTSDSVSITQSNQINHNNVTARNSPNQNTLNCN; translated from the exons ATGGAAGAACTGAACAGTATATTGCAGAAAACCAAAGATAAATCAACGCAAAAAGAGCAGGATGAG ATTCTGCTGCAGCCCTTCACATACATACAACAGATTCCTGGCAAACAATTTCGCTCCGAGCTGGCCTTGGCCTTCAATCACTGGTTGCTCATACCGGCCGAAAAGTTGGCGCAGATTGGCGACATTGTACAAATGCTGCATAATTCCAGTTTGCT CATTGATGATATTGAAGACAATTCGATCCTTCGCAGAGGTGTGCCCGTGGCCCATTCAATCTATGGCGTGGCTAGCACCATAAATGCGGCTAACTATGCCCTGTTTCTGGCGCTGGAGAAGGTGCAGCTGCTGGGACATCCAGAG GCAACCAAAGTGTATACGGAACAACTGCTGGAGCTGCATCGAGGCCAGGGAATGGAGATCTACTGGCGGGATAGCTTCACATGCCCCTCCGAATCGGATTACAAACTGATGACTGTACGCAAGACTGGCGGCCTGTTCATGCTGGCAATTCGCCTCATGCAGCTGTTTAGTGCCAACAAGGAGGATTACTCGAAGCTGACTGCAATTCTGGGACTGTACTTTCAAATTCGTGATGACTACTGTAATTTGAGTTTGAAAGAG TACACGGAGAACAAGAGCTTCGCTGAGGATCTGACGGAGGGCAAGTTCGGTTTCCCAGTGATCCATGCGGTGCGTTCGCAAAAGCAGGACAAACAGGTTCTAC ACATATTACGCCAGCGCACGCACGACATTGAGGTCAAGAAGTACTGCATCAGTTTGCTGGAAAAGCTGGGAAGTTTTCAGTACACACGCAAGGTTCTCGAGACGCTTGATGCGGAGGCGCGGGCAGAG GTGATGCGTCTGGGTAGCAATCCGTACATGGACCGGCTGCTCAATAAGCTGCTCTCGTGGAAGACCAGCGACAGTGTCAGCATCACGCAATCGAATCAGATCAATCACAACAACGTGACAGCCCGCAACAGCCCCAACCAGAACACACTTAACTGCAATTAA
- the CTCF gene encoding transcriptional repressor CTCF → MSKSSNKKSEDLQSFLNNFHKEIEDGNDDKVVHKILKSIRAEDGVAEDDDDYIVEVSEEEQAENDDDYNPSEEEDDEDKYFIDDDGNCYVKTTPKKQKELQEKLKNSATKPDKTTRSGASKPSNKVINLRPAQSSPKMVTRSAAEPRPISVRATSAVAAAAIPKLPAKTFANTARGRPKKSQKVPSPKLEPKSELKSEPLDIEREIEELVADEDVEAAVADITGNSEYTIDNAAVEALDNVADGEVYEFDDNPPEESKQELKITSRQFLLKPVPTVEKKTAKVNQFNCSQCAYTTNKKFLITRHNKTHETDFSYKCSICDRGFKSNVGLVNHVNTHLGNKPHKCKHCESAFVTSGELIRHTRYKHTKEKPHKCTECSYASVELTKLRRHMTCHTGERPYQCPHCTYASQDMFKLKRHLVVHTGEKRYQCDICKSRFTQSNSLKAHKLIHSVVDKPVFQCSHCPTTCGRKADLRLHVMHMHTADKPIPCKRCGQNLPDRYQYKLHIKTHEGERCYRCKLCEYASVSQRHLDSHMLVHLDAKPFKCEVCPQAFRQRQLLRRHMNLVHNEEYTRPEPREKMHSCPECPRIFTHKGNLIRHMEIHDETKNAREERLKLKMGRNIRLQPDGSIVTLVNESDFDRGLIDMDDDDEENFELADVEPDNYEDEILEAMGTPTAKSKKSPVIINTQPRKSSINQPVIINRRLRAKGGTKTFHIKEEPNTSEFTVELQGDDGQVMVVELVNGDEEVVVKREPKGSKINAANCFGFEDDDAEYADYGEQDSEMDGTSQEFLQLMDMIEQDA, encoded by the exons ATGTCGAAATCGTCGAATAAAAAGTCTGAGGATCTGCAGTCGTTCCTGAACAATTTCCACAAGGAAATAGAAGACGGCAACGACGACAAAGTTGTGCATAAGATTTTAAAATCAATCAGAGCAGAGGACGGAGTTGCCGAGGACGATGATGATTATATTGTTGAAGTCTCTGAGGAAGAACAGGCAGAAAACGATGACGACTACAATCCAAGTGAAGAGGAGGACGATGAGGATAAATACTTCATTGACGATGACGGAAACTGCTATGTCAAAACAACGCCCAAAAAGCAGAAAGAGCTGCAGGAGAAACTCAAGAACTCAGCTACAAAGCCTGACAAGACCACCCGCTCAGGAGCTAGTAAGCCGTCCAACAAAG TCATCAATTTACGTCCTGCCCAATCTTCCCCGAAAATGGTCACAAGATCCGCAGCAGAGCCAAGACCAATCAGTGTTCGAGCAACGAgtgcagtagcagcagctgctATTCCAAAGCTACCAGCAAAGACATTTGCTAACACTGCCAGGGGCAGGCCCAAAAAGTCACAAAAGGTTCCCTCACCGAAGCTCGAGCCGAAGTCCGAGCTTAAGTCCGAGCCCCTCGACATCGAGCGGGAGATCGAGGAACTGGTGGCTGACGAAGATGTTGAAGCTGCCGTAGCCGATATTACCGGAAATTCAGAGTACACCATTGATAATGCTGCCGTCGAAGCCCTGGACAATGTGGCTGACGGCGAGGTCTATGAGTTCGATGACAACCCACCAGAAGAGTCCAAGCAGGAGCTGAAGATCACATCCAGGCAGTTCTTACTGAAGCCTGTGCCAACTGTGGAGAAAAAAACAGCCAAGGTGAATCAATTCAACTGCTCCCAGTGCGCCTACACGACCAACAAGAAGTTTCTCATCACGCGCCACAACAAAACACACGAGACTGACTTTTCCTACAAGTGCTCCATATGCGATAGAGGATTCAAGTCGAATGTGGGATTGGTGAACCATGTGAACACCCATTTGGGGAATAAGCCGCACAAATGCAAGCACTGCGAGAGCGCCTTTGTCACCAGTGGCGAGCTGATAAGACACACCAGATACAAGCACACCAAGGAAAAGCCGCACAAATGCACGGAGTGCAGCTACGCCTCTGTGGAGCTGACCAAGCTAAGACGCCACATGACCTGTCATACAGGTGAGCGGCCGTACCAGTGTCCCCACTGCACTTATGCCTCGCAGGACATGTTCAAGCTGAAGCGTCATCTCGTTGTCCACACGGGGGAGAAGAGGTATCAGTGCGATATTTGCAAGTCCCGGTTCACGCAGTCCAATTCCCTGAAGGCGCACAAACTCATCCACAGCGTCGTGGATAAGCCCGTGTTCCAGTGCAGCCACTGCCCTACCACCTGTGGCCGCAAGGCGGACTTGCGCCTTCACGTCATGCATATGCATACGGCAGATAAACCGATACCCTGCAAGCGCTGTGGCCAAAATCTACCAGATCGCTACCAGTATAAGTTGCACATAAAGACCCACGAGGGCGAGAGATGCTATCGTTGCAAGCTATGCGAGTACGCCTCTGTTTCCCAGCGGCATTTGGACTCTCACATGCTCGTCCACTTGGATGCGAAGCCCTTCAAGTGTGAAGTATGCCCGCAGGCCTTCCGTCAGCGCCAGCTGCTGCGTCGCCACATGAATCTGGTGCACAACGAGGAATACACGCGGCCCGAGCCGCGCGAGAAGATGCACAGCTGCCCGGAGTGTCCGCGGATTTTTACCCACAAGGGAAATTTGATACGGCACATGGAGATCCATGACGAGACGAAGAATGCTCGCGAGGAGCGgctcaaattgaaaatgggtcGCAATATTCGTCTGCAGCCTGATGGCAGCATCGTGACCCTGGTAAACGAAAGTGACTTTGACAGAGGACTCATTGACATggatgacgacgacgaggagaaCTTTGAACTGGCCGACGTGGAGCCGGACAACTACGAGGATGAAATTCTAGAGGCCATGGGCACCCCTACAGCGAAATCAAAAAAAAGTCCGGTCATTATCAACACACAACCCAGAAAGAGCTCCATCAATCAGCCCGTTATCATTAACCGCCGCCTCAGGGCCAAAGGCGGTACCAAGACATTCCACATTAAGGAAGAGCCAAACACCTCAGAGTTCACGGTTGAACTGCAGGGTGATGATGGCCAGGTCATGGTCGTAGAACTGGTTAATGGCGACGAGGAGGTGGTAGTCAAACGCGAGCCCAAAGGCTCTAAGATCAATGCTGCCAActgctttggctttgag gacGATGACGCCGAATACGCGGATTACGGAGAGCAAGACTCCGAAATGGATGGAACTTCACAGGAGTTTCTACAGCTAATGGATATGATCGAGCAAGATGCTTAG
- the LOC6900084 gene encoding LOW QUALITY PROTEIN: motile sperm domain-containing protein 2 (The sequence of the model RefSeq protein was modified relative to this genomic sequence to represent the inferred CDS: substituted 1 base at 1 genomic stop codon) has translation MGVKVKEVTPAQIEELREKFNSKYATTPPAAPFHPVDIDRIRNDHVWLQRFLEMYDLDMEASMNKLWETCTWRESYGANDLDESKLNQEYLKEGSVFIHSSDVDGKPLLVFRVRLHSKSKSLDELIRIVIYWVERTQRENHMTQLTIFFDMAGTGLATLDLDFVKRIVETFKMYYPNALNYILVFELAWVLNAAFKVIKALLPPKAVEILKMISKKDIGQYISKDNCLASWGGSDNYEFSFVAETKQVVASKPVARSDDDQLGLGGDKKVHFAKIAPMVLKESNIGDMHTPTEGMLQLEQKEFVNFSQKNAEATVNFKCISQKPVTYKIQTTSPEKFRVRPRCGIISPNEKAEISIWLKSEYKLSEDSKDKFLVMAMIVPGTCGGADVAELWRNKCTGGPEIEQHRLVCRFENSSSKCAGKASTATLDCAKGGKPDLQDQVKALSRRVKVGNFVQYLTLLLVLLLYAAVGFLFFEHYYPVGPGSCGKQSGAFCPNKRKXYLLLPCNLTKQDGKKVADATTKHKSNNNHDCYQLENYACAFDLMDLGLDYSEADYVDCLEALIHAQLQLKRSCNGGHQLSGGVAGGGHLLGLIAFARKFMRFILSLSLLCGILFVSFYLGSTYDENQAETTSLATFDSGAAAEGNHRQPCYF, from the exons ATGGGCGTTAAAGTCAAGGAAGTGACCCCGGCGCAGATTGAGGAACTGCGCGAAAAGTTCAACAGCAAATATGCCACAACACCGCCAGCAG CTCCTTTCCATCCGGTTGACATTGATCGCATACGCAATGATCATGTCTGGCTGCAGCGATTCCTGGAAATGTATGATTTGGATATGGAGGCGTCCATGAACAAGCTATGGGAAACCTGCACATGGCGAGAGTCGTACGGGGCAAATGATCTGGACGAAAGTAAATTGAACCAAGAATATCTGAAGGAGGGCTCCGTGTTTATCCACAGCAGCGATGTGGATGGAAAGCCGTTGTTGGTTTTCCGCGTCAGGTTGCACAGTAAATCCAAGAGTCTGGACGAACTAATTCGCATTGTGATCTACTGGGTGGAGAGGACCCAGCGGGAGAACCACATGACACAGTTGACCATATTCTTCGACATGGCGGGCACGGGCCTGGCCACCCTGGATCTAGACTTTGTGAAGCGCATTGTGGAGACCTTTAAGATGTACTACCCCAATGCCCTTAACTATATATTGGTGTTTGAGCTGGCCTGGGTGCTGAACG CTGCCTTTAAGGTTATCAAGGCCTTGCTGCCGCCCAAAGCGGTTGAGATTCTGAAAATGATATCGAAAAAGGACATCGGCCAGTACATTTCCAAGGACAACTGCCTGGCCAGCTGGGGTGGCAGTGACAACTATGAGTTCAGCTTTGTGGCCGAAACGAAGCAGGTGGTGGCATCAAAGCCGGTCGCCCGCTCCGACGACGACCAGCTCGGCCTGGGTGGGGACAAGAAG GTACACTTTGCCAAAATCGCTCCCATGGTGCTGAAGGAGTCCAACATCGGGGACATGCACACCCCAACAGAGG GCATGTTGCAGCTAGAGCAGAAGGAATTTGTCAACTTCAGTCAGAAAAATGCGGAGGCCACGGTGAACTTCAAGTGCATCTCCCAGAAGCCAGTGACCTATAAG ATACAAACCACATCGCCAGAAAAGTTCCGAGTGCGTCCACGATGCGGCATCATATCGCCCAACGAGAAGGCCGAAATAAGCATCTGGCTAAAGTCGGAATACAAACTGAGCGAAGATAGCAAAGACAAATTCCTGGTGATGGCCATGATAGTCCCTGGAACGTGCGGTGGAGCAGATGTGGCAGAGCTGTGGCGGAACAAATGCACAGGTGGCCCGGAAATAGAACAGCATCGTCTGGTCTGTCGCTTTGAGAATTCATCATCCAAATGCGCAGGCAAGGCGAGCACAGCAACTTTGGACTGTGCAAAGGGTGGAAAACCGGAC TTACAGGACCAGGTCAAGGCACTGTCTCGGCGCGTTAAGGTTGGAAATTTCGTCCAGTATTTAACGTTGCTTCTGGTACTGTTGCTGTACGCTGCTGtcgggtttttgttttttgaacATTACTATCCAGTTGGTCCCGGCAGCTGCGGCAAGCAATCTGGCGCTTTTTGCCCCAATAAGCGCAAATAATATTTACTGCTCCCTTGTAATCTGACCAAGCAGGATGGGAAGAAGGTGGCTGATGCCACTACCAAGCACAAAAGCAATAATAACCACGACTGCTATCAACTAGAAAACTACGCATGTGCTTTTGATTTGATGGACCTGGGACTGGACTACAGCGAAGCCGATTACGTCGACTGTTTAGAGGCCCTTATCCACGCACAGCTGCAATTGAAGCGCAGCTGCAATGGAGGACATCAACTGAGTGGCGGTGTAGCTGGCGGCGGCCATCTGCTTGGTCTTATTGCATTCGCACGCAAATTTATGCGCTTCATCCTCTCGTTATCCCTGCTATGCGGCATACTGTTCGTCAGCTTCTACCTGGGCAGCACCTACGACGAAAATCAGGCCGAAACCACATCCCTAGCTACGTTTGACTCAGGAGCCGCCGCCGAGGGCAATCACCGACAGCCGTGTTATTTTTAG